In Notolabrus celidotus isolate fNotCel1 chromosome 5, fNotCel1.pri, whole genome shotgun sequence, the genomic window GTTAAACATTTAgcttacattttttcattctgtAGAGTAAGTgtgtcaacaacaacagaaatcaaataaattcCATGGTAAGACTCACAGTCATCTGGCATCACTGAGGGCATCACTGGCATCAACTGAGCCGGGACAGAAGTGCTCTCAGGAGCTGGCCATGGTGCTGGAGGAATCACAGACACTGATGGGACAGAGCTGGTTGCTGGAGTTGGAGTAGGTGTCATCACTGGCACTGCTGAAGCTGATGCTTGTGAGGCGGAAGCAGGTGTTCGCTCTGTTTCAAAGGTGGGCACAGTGATGTCTTGAAACTCCTCAGCTTCAGCACAgtcttcctccacctccagaACCACATCAGCGGTCTCTGATTCCTCGATGGCCAACTTGTAGTCCTGGAGAACCTTCCCGGTTTGTTGGTAGAGGTATTCTACCCCAATAAGCTCTTctttaatacataaaaaaaatgaccaCAATTAGATAGCATATGAGAACATTATATAATGAATCAGTGGTGAAAAATAACTCGTAaacctataaaaaaaaaacacaacatcatgaCGTACCAGTGTATTTTGTTGGTCCAACGTAGGGGACGATCTTTTTTCCCAGAACCTCCTCTGCAAGAACATTTGCAGCATGTCGGAGCAGGTGGCTGTAGGAATGCGGCTGCGGCTGCCCATCAGTGGTTGCTGCAACAGCCCGGTCCTCATTCCACCTTGCAAGGCCATCCAACAGATAGGCTTGGAAGAAGGTGTCACTTGCAAGCGTGCCttcaaaacaaattcaaaaatgtaaagaaaaaaacacacagacataaagcaACAACAAAGTCACTTCGGGAGAATTCATGCGTTTACCTGGGATGAATCTGTTCAGATGCAGGTGAAAAGACTCCAGCGACGTGGACCCTCTGGCACAGCGGTAAGTTGGCAGACGGTGCCCTCCCTTCACCAGGGTTCCTGTCTGCGTGTACAGCTGTATACCTGGAGGATCCTGGATGCATGCAACATGCTTCCTCTGGGACTTCCAGATCTCCTGCATCCGAGCCGAGTTGATAAGAGGCACTCCCAGTGTGTCTCGACCAGCATCTCCGTCAAAGGCCTGGATGTGGTTTTCGATCAGAACCTGAGTCTCCCTCGTCCCACGTGTTGCTCTTCTGCAATGTAGGCTAGCTCGCTTCTGCTGATGCGACGCATCACATCGGCCTCCGATGGTCTCCTTCGGTCAGCTTCCATCTCTGCCTGCTTTGCCAGCTTC contains:
- the LOC117813019 gene encoding uncharacterized protein LOC117813019 isoform X2, producing MQEIWKSQRKHVACIQDPPGIQLYTQTGTLVKGGHRLPTYRCARGSTSLESFHLHLNRFIPGTLASDTFFQAYLLDGLARWNEDRAVAATTDGQPQPHSYSHLLRHAANVLAEEVLGKKIVPYVGPTKYTEELIGVEYLYQQTGKVLQDYKLAIEESETADVVLEVEEDCAEAEEFQDITVPTFETERTPASASQASASAVPVMTPTPTPATSSVPSVSVIPPAPWPAPESTSVPAQLMPVMPSVMPDDCESYHGIYLISVVVDTLTLQNEKM